A region of Streptomyces sp. NBC_01788 DNA encodes the following proteins:
- the rpmB gene encoding 50S ribosomal protein L28, with protein sequence MAANCDVCGKGPGFGNNISHSHRRTPRRWNPNIQRVRTVVGGTPKRVNACTSCIKAGKVSR encoded by the coding sequence GTGGCTGCCAACTGCGACGTCTGCGGCAAGGGGCCGGGCTTCGGCAACAACATCTCGCACTCGCACCGCCGTACGCCCCGTCGCTGGAACCCGAACATCCAGCGCGTGCGTACCGTGGTCGGCGGGACGCCGAAGCGCGTGAACGCCTGCACCTCGTGCATCAAGGCCGGCAAGGTCTCGCGCTGA
- a CDS encoding Lrp/AsnC family transcriptional regulator, translating to MVQAYILIQTEVGKASTVAETIGKIPGVIQAEDVTGPYDVIVRAQSDTVDDLGRMVVAKVQQVDGITRTLTCPVVHL from the coding sequence GTGGTACAGGCGTACATCCTGATCCAGACGGAGGTCGGCAAGGCGTCGACCGTCGCAGAGACGATCGGCAAGATCCCTGGAGTGATCCAGGCCGAGGACGTGACGGGGCCGTACGACGTCATCGTGCGCGCCCAGTCCGACACGGTGGACGACCTGGGCCGCATGGTGGTCGCGAAGGTCCAGCAGGTGGACGGCATCACACGAACCCTGACCTGCCCGGTCGTGCATCTGTAG
- a CDS encoding tetratricopeptide repeat protein — MSEITDFDSLRRELAANGERPEGPARNARAELLLAEAERLNIPLAVIEALGHQLKVYNYSSEKDKMFVPFARLLRMWDDRPEDFDEYETHSLHWVFKWMSAGMLGQPHIPLAAIEKWLGEMEHRYRLAGHSERAVRSAEFSVARHIGDLARAERAYAAWLAADRDSMADCHACELHDQGRWQAECGRDAEAVELWRPVLDGEFSCAHEPHGVLASSLLPLLRLGRLDEARAHHLRGLRLVRPMESMRGAYADHVAFCALTGNEARALELLAERPAYFADDGNPLSRLDFLAVTALLMERLVELGWDGQTVPGPAGRAWTAGELAAHARAEAAALAVRFDERNGTSRVSERARARMTRRPLVERLPLGVRTARRPAGTASAPAALVPVETAEAATAAAAAGEAGLPALIAEARRLSDTLRPHATEAWAAVARAAEGVELAARDQAEIAEHEAMSRGPEGAALFERAAESYARAGDPGEALAARSRAAYMRALTGDVDGALAAVAEPYERVLALYAQEGTGVRQTASVVMGRARILMRPVYEAGGPVDPGALSAAEEAVQEVLALVEGHTGDDVRLAARAAEARAMLAETAARAGDLRGAAELFERAAAEYAGAGVPWFAVEYEARLAALAHHLDDPEGAERALRAALEHGGTYLEAPGRAQLHLQLAEVLGGLDRTEEAAEHALEAAHWADEAGEGPALGAWARQQLGGLLLRLGRWAEAAEVLESALPDLSADTHGDGAVVQTQWWLGDCLSELGEHRAAAERRLQAAEIARHWPEQQDHATLAHLAAESLSRAGLHEEAERAYTRAGDLWRSLGDVHGLVRALRARAWLASGTEAGPDAARELMGAAVTECESALEAVDDAAARQRLVAELGQTHQQFGDLLADGAADEAVAEEALSRLEQAIAAFALLGPAALHDRTAAELAACRLAADLGRSAEATAHARAVLAAYEDADEGDTEAPPPRARAERLLRALEQGPDD, encoded by the coding sequence ATGAGTGAGATCACCGACTTCGACTCGCTGCGCCGCGAGTTGGCCGCCAACGGGGAGCGGCCCGAGGGTCCGGCCCGCAACGCGCGCGCGGAGCTGCTGCTCGCCGAGGCCGAGCGGCTGAACATCCCGCTCGCCGTGATCGAGGCGCTCGGACACCAGCTGAAGGTCTACAACTACAGCTCCGAGAAGGACAAGATGTTCGTCCCGTTCGCGCGGCTGCTGCGCATGTGGGACGACCGCCCCGAGGACTTCGACGAGTACGAGACCCACTCGCTGCACTGGGTCTTCAAGTGGATGTCGGCGGGCATGCTGGGGCAGCCGCACATCCCGCTGGCCGCGATCGAGAAGTGGCTCGGCGAGATGGAGCACCGCTACCGGCTCGCCGGCCACTCCGAACGTGCCGTGCGCAGCGCCGAGTTCAGTGTCGCCCGGCACATCGGGGACCTGGCGCGGGCGGAGCGTGCGTACGCGGCGTGGCTGGCCGCCGACCGGGACAGCATGGCCGACTGCCACGCCTGCGAGCTGCACGACCAGGGCCGGTGGCAGGCCGAGTGCGGCCGGGACGCGGAGGCGGTCGAGCTGTGGCGGCCGGTGCTGGACGGCGAGTTCTCCTGCGCCCACGAGCCGCACGGTGTCCTCGCCTCCTCGCTGCTGCCGCTGCTGCGGCTCGGCCGCCTCGACGAGGCGCGCGCTCACCATCTGCGGGGCCTGAGGCTGGTGCGGCCGATGGAGAGCATGCGGGGCGCCTACGCCGACCATGTGGCGTTCTGCGCGCTGACCGGCAACGAGGCGCGGGCCCTGGAGCTGCTGGCCGAGCGGCCCGCGTACTTCGCGGACGACGGGAACCCGCTCAGCAGGCTGGACTTCCTGGCGGTGACGGCCCTGCTCATGGAGCGGCTGGTCGAGCTGGGGTGGGACGGGCAGACGGTGCCCGGTCCCGCGGGGCGGGCCTGGACAGCCGGCGAACTCGCCGCGCACGCGCGCGCGGAGGCGGCGGCCCTGGCGGTCCGCTTCGACGAGCGCAACGGCACGTCCCGGGTGAGCGAGCGGGCACGCGCGCGCATGACGCGGCGCCCGCTGGTGGAGCGGCTTCCGCTGGGCGTGCGCACGGCGCGGCGGCCCGCCGGCACGGCTTCGGCTCCCGCCGCGCTGGTCCCCGTGGAGACGGCTGAAGCGGCGACTGCGGCAGCGGCGGCCGGAGAAGCAGGCCTGCCCGCGCTGATCGCCGAGGCGCGGCGGCTGTCGGACACCCTGCGGCCGCACGCCACGGAGGCGTGGGCGGCGGTCGCGCGGGCCGCGGAGGGCGTCGAGCTGGCGGCCCGCGACCAGGCGGAGATCGCCGAGCACGAGGCGATGAGCCGGGGCCCCGAGGGTGCCGCGCTGTTCGAGCGGGCCGCCGAGTCGTACGCGCGGGCGGGCGACCCGGGCGAGGCGCTGGCGGCACGCTCGCGTGCCGCGTACATGAGGGCGCTGACCGGCGATGTGGACGGGGCGCTCGCCGCAGTCGCCGAGCCCTACGAGCGCGTCCTCGCGCTGTACGCGCAGGAGGGCACCGGCGTTCGGCAGACCGCATCCGTGGTGATGGGGCGGGCACGGATCCTGATGCGGCCGGTGTACGAGGCCGGGGGGCCCGTGGACCCGGGGGCGCTGTCCGCCGCCGAGGAGGCCGTGCAGGAGGTCCTGGCCCTCGTGGAGGGGCACACCGGGGACGATGTGCGGCTGGCGGCCCGGGCGGCCGAGGCGCGGGCGATGCTCGCCGAGACCGCCGCGCGCGCCGGGGATCTGCGGGGCGCCGCGGAGCTGTTCGAGCGGGCCGCGGCCGAGTACGCCGGTGCGGGTGTTCCGTGGTTCGCGGTGGAGTACGAGGCACGGCTCGCGGCGCTCGCGCACCATCTGGACGACCCGGAGGGCGCCGAGCGGGCGCTGCGGGCGGCCCTTGAGCACGGCGGGACGTATCTGGAGGCCCCGGGCCGGGCACAGCTGCACCTTCAGCTCGCCGAGGTGCTCGGCGGTCTCGACCGGACCGAGGAGGCGGCGGAACACGCCCTGGAGGCCGCGCACTGGGCCGACGAGGCGGGCGAGGGACCGGCGCTCGGGGCCTGGGCCCGGCAGCAGCTCGGCGGTCTGCTGCTGCGGCTGGGGCGGTGGGCGGAGGCCGCGGAGGTGCTGGAGTCCGCGCTGCCCGACCTGTCCGCGGACACGCACGGCGACGGGGCCGTCGTGCAGACGCAGTGGTGGCTGGGCGACTGTCTGAGCGAGCTCGGGGAACACCGTGCGGCGGCCGAACGCCGGCTGCAGGCCGCCGAGATCGCTCGGCACTGGCCCGAGCAGCAGGACCACGCGACCCTCGCCCATCTGGCCGCCGAGTCGCTGAGCCGCGCGGGGCTGCACGAGGAGGCCGAGCGTGCGTACACGCGCGCGGGCGACCTGTGGCGGTCCCTGGGCGACGTGCACGGCCTGGTCCGTGCCCTGCGCGCACGCGCGTGGCTGGCATCGGGCACCGAGGCAGGCCCGGACGCGGCGCGGGAGCTGATGGGGGCCGCGGTCACGGAGTGCGAGTCGGCGCTGGAGGCGGTGGACGACGCGGCGGCGCGACAGCGGCTGGTCGCGGAACTCGGTCAGACCCACCAGCAGTTCGGCGACCTGCTCGCGGACGGCGCGGCGGACGAGGCCGTGGCCGAGGAGGCCCTGTCCAGGCTGGAGCAGGCGATCGCCGCCTTCGCCCTCCTGGGTCCGGCCGCCCTGCACGACCGCACCGCGGCGGAACTCGCCGCGTGCCGTCTGGCAGCCGACCTGGGCCGCTCCGCCGAAGCCACGGCGCACGCACGTGCCGTGCTGGCGGCCTACGAGGACGCCGACGAGGGAGACACCGAGGCACCGCCCCCGCGCGCGCGAGCCGAAAGACTCCTGCGCGCGCTGGAGCAGGGACCGGACGACTGA
- the thiD gene encoding bifunctional hydroxymethylpyrimidine kinase/phosphomethylpyrimidine kinase, which yields MTAAPPRVLTVAGSDSGGGAGIQADLKTMLALGVHGMSVITAVTAQNSLGVQGAWELPVEAVRAQYRSVVDDIGVQAVKTGMLASAELAGAVAELIAGTDAPAVVDPVGVSKHGDPLLAESALRTVRERLLPVATVATPNLDEVTQLTGIRVRAEEQMREAAAAMLAFGPEWVLIKGGHLAGREGGDQAVDLLTDGAEEHWLRAPRYDNRHTHGTGCTLASAIASHLAKGRSVPEAVTEAKAYVTGAIAAGFALGGGIGPVDHGWALRRPGAG from the coding sequence GTGACCGCCGCCCCTCCCCGGGTGTTGACCGTCGCGGGCTCCGACTCCGGCGGCGGCGCCGGTATCCAGGCCGACCTGAAGACGATGCTCGCCCTCGGCGTGCACGGCATGAGCGTGATCACCGCGGTGACCGCGCAGAACTCCCTCGGCGTGCAGGGGGCCTGGGAACTGCCCGTGGAAGCGGTCCGGGCCCAGTACCGCAGCGTCGTGGACGACATCGGCGTCCAGGCGGTGAAGACCGGGATGCTGGCCTCGGCGGAACTGGCCGGGGCGGTGGCCGAACTGATCGCCGGGACGGACGCGCCCGCGGTCGTCGACCCGGTCGGCGTCTCCAAGCACGGCGACCCGCTCCTCGCCGAGTCCGCGCTTCGGACCGTACGCGAAAGGCTGCTCCCGGTGGCGACCGTCGCCACGCCGAACCTCGACGAGGTGACCCAGCTCACCGGCATCCGGGTCCGGGCGGAGGAGCAGATGCGGGAGGCCGCGGCGGCGATGCTGGCGTTCGGGCCGGAGTGGGTGCTGATCAAGGGTGGCCACCTCGCCGGGCGGGAGGGCGGTGACCAGGCCGTGGACCTGCTCACCGACGGCGCCGAGGAGCACTGGCTGCGCGCCCCCCGGTACGACAACCGGCACACGCACGGCACCGGCTGCACCCTCGCCTCCGCGATCGCCTCGCACCTGGCGAAGGGGCGGTCGGTGCCGGAGGCCGTGACGGAGGCCAAGGCGTACGTCACCGGGGCGATCGCGGCGGGCTTCGCGCTCGGCGGGGGGATCGGGCCCGTGGACCACGGCTGGGCCCTGCGGAGGCCTGGGGCGGGGTAG
- a CDS encoding HSP90 family protein: protein MDFQTSQSAQASHSSQSSGEPRPAHMFQVDLRGLVDLLSHHLYSSPKVYLRELLQNAVDAITARRAEEPGAPARVRLFADGGTLRVEDTGVGLTESDVHELLATIGRSSKRAEGLREARSDFLGQFGIGLLACFVVAERIRVVSRSARTPEAPPVEWTARDDGSYTVRTLPDSARPEPGTTVHLQARAGAGEWLTERRVLALARDFGSLLPYDVQVGEEAVTDLPAPWDRAYPSPAARRVALARHCHEVFGFTPLDAIGLDVPLAGIRGVAYVLPSAVSPAQRAGHRVHLKGMLLTERAEQLLPDWAFFVRCVLDTDSLRPTASRESLYEDETLAAVREALGERIRSWLTSLAAGDPERLETFLSVHFLGVKSLARHDAEMLRTMLPWLPFETTDGRLSLEEFARRHPVVHFTRTVEEYRQVAPIASAQGVGVVNGGYTYDSELVEALPSVRPGTVVAELDADTVTAHLDSVGPAEELALSGFLAAARARLDPLGCDVVLRAFHPLSVPALHLDDRSARHEQARAEAEEQADDLWAGILGSLRGGAPRARLVLNHLNPLIRRIGSLGDPELIGTATESLYGQALLMAQRPLRPADSALLNRAFIGLLEWATHSDTDATGDGHR from the coding sequence ATGGACTTCCAGACCTCACAGTCAGCACAGGCATCCCACTCATCACAGTCGTCCGGCGAGCCCCGCCCGGCCCATATGTTCCAGGTCGATCTGCGGGGACTGGTGGACCTGCTCTCGCACCACCTGTACTCCAGCCCCAAGGTCTACCTGCGCGAACTGCTCCAGAACGCCGTGGACGCCATCACCGCCCGGCGCGCGGAGGAGCCCGGTGCCCCGGCGCGCGTACGGCTGTTCGCGGACGGCGGCACCCTCCGGGTGGAGGACACCGGCGTCGGCCTCACCGAGTCCGACGTGCACGAACTGCTGGCCACCATCGGCCGCAGCTCCAAGCGGGCCGAGGGCCTGCGGGAGGCGCGCTCGGACTTCCTCGGCCAGTTCGGCATCGGCCTGCTGGCCTGCTTCGTGGTGGCCGAGCGGATCCGGGTGGTCAGCCGCAGCGCCCGGACGCCCGAGGCGCCTCCGGTGGAGTGGACGGCGCGCGACGACGGCTCGTACACCGTGCGGACCCTGCCGGACTCCGCCCGCCCGGAACCCGGCACCACCGTGCACCTCCAGGCCCGGGCCGGGGCGGGCGAGTGGCTCACCGAGCGGCGTGTGCTCGCGCTGGCACGGGACTTCGGGTCGCTGCTGCCCTACGACGTCCAGGTGGGCGAGGAGGCGGTCACCGACCTGCCGGCGCCCTGGGACCGGGCGTACCCCTCCCCCGCGGCCCGCCGGGTCGCCCTGGCCCGGCACTGCCACGAGGTGTTCGGGTTCACCCCGCTGGACGCCATCGGCCTGGACGTGCCGCTGGCCGGGATCCGCGGGGTGGCGTACGTGCTGCCGTCGGCGGTCAGCCCGGCGCAGCGGGCGGGTCACCGCGTGCACCTGAAGGGCATGCTGCTGACCGAGCGGGCCGAACAGCTGCTGCCCGACTGGGCGTTCTTCGTGCGCTGCGTGCTCGACACGGACAGTCTGCGGCCCACCGCCTCGCGGGAGTCGCTGTACGAGGACGAGACGCTGGCCGCCGTGCGCGAGGCGCTCGGGGAGCGGATACGGTCCTGGCTGACCTCTCTCGCGGCCGGCGATCCGGAGCGCTTGGAAACGTTCCTGTCGGTGCACTTCCTGGGGGTCAAGTCGCTGGCCCGGCACGACGCGGAGATGCTGCGCACGATGCTGCCGTGGCTGCCCTTCGAGACGACCGACGGGCGGCTGTCCCTGGAGGAGTTCGCGCGACGGCACCCCGTCGTGCACTTCACGCGGACGGTCGAGGAGTACCGGCAGGTCGCGCCGATCGCCTCCGCGCAGGGCGTCGGCGTCGTCAACGGCGGCTACACCTACGACAGCGAGCTGGTCGAGGCGCTGCCGTCGGTGCGCCCGGGGACGGTGGTCGCCGAGCTGGACGCGGACACCGTGACCGCCCACCTGGACTCCGTCGGCCCGGCCGAGGAACTGGCCCTGTCGGGCTTCCTGGCCGCCGCGCGGGCCCGGCTGGACCCGCTGGGCTGCGACGTCGTGCTGCGCGCCTTCCACCCGCTGTCCGTTCCGGCGCTGCACCTGGACGACCGGTCGGCCCGGCACGAGCAGGCCCGCGCCGAGGCCGAGGAGCAGGCCGACGACCTGTGGGCGGGCATCCTCGGCTCGCTGCGCGGCGGCGCCCCACGCGCGCGTCTGGTGCTCAACCACCTCAACCCGCTGATCCGCCGCATCGGTTCACTCGGCGACCCGGAACTCATCGGCACCGCGACCGAGTCGCTGTACGGGCAGGCGCTGCTGATGGCGCAGCGCCCGCTGCGGCCGGCGGACTCGGCGCTGCTGAACCGGGCGTTCATCGGCCTGCTGGAGTGGGCCACGCACAGCGACACCGACGCGACGGGGGACGGCCACCGATGA
- a CDS encoding thiamine-phosphate kinase has translation MKGTVGELGEFGLIRELTSRLTTTPAVRVGPGDDAAVVAAPDRRVVASTDILLEGRHFRRDWSTAYDVGRKAAAQNLADIAAMGAVPTALLLGLVVPTELPVTWPTELMDGLRDECQVAGAAVVGGDVVRGDTIMVSITALGDLRNHEPVTRAGAQPGDLIAVTGWLGWSAAGYAVLSRGFRSPRAFVEAHRRPEPPYHAGPAAAGLGATAMCDVSDGLIADLGHIAEASKVHIDIRSGAIDIPSQMHDIGQAVGVDPLQWVLTGGEDHAIVAAFPPDVKLPARWKVIGDVHSPSALPQVTVDGAPWTSKGGWDHFGDIES, from the coding sequence ATGAAGGGCACTGTTGGTGAGCTCGGGGAGTTCGGGCTCATCAGGGAGCTCACCTCCCGTCTCACCACCACCCCGGCGGTCCGGGTCGGTCCCGGCGACGACGCCGCGGTGGTCGCCGCCCCCGACCGCAGGGTCGTGGCGAGCACCGACATACTCCTCGAGGGACGGCACTTCCGCCGGGACTGGTCCACGGCGTACGACGTGGGCCGCAAGGCGGCCGCCCAGAACCTCGCGGACATCGCCGCCATGGGCGCCGTGCCGACCGCGCTGCTGCTCGGCCTGGTCGTCCCCACCGAGCTGCCGGTCACCTGGCCCACCGAGCTGATGGACGGCCTGCGCGACGAGTGCCAGGTCGCCGGGGCCGCCGTCGTCGGCGGCGACGTGGTGCGCGGCGACACGATCATGGTGTCGATCACCGCGCTCGGTGATCTGCGCAACCACGAGCCGGTCACACGCGCCGGCGCACAGCCCGGCGACCTGATCGCGGTGACCGGCTGGCTGGGCTGGTCCGCGGCCGGGTACGCGGTGCTCTCCCGGGGCTTCCGCTCGCCCCGCGCCTTCGTCGAGGCCCACCGCCGTCCCGAGCCGCCGTACCACGCGGGTCCCGCGGCCGCCGGGCTCGGCGCCACCGCGATGTGCGACGTCAGCGACGGACTGATCGCCGACCTCGGGCACATCGCCGAGGCCAGCAAGGTCCACATCGACATCCGCTCGGGAGCCATAGACATCCCCTCGCAGATGCACGACATCGGGCAGGCCGTCGGCGTCGACCCGTTGCAGTGGGTGCTGACCGGGGGAGAGGACCACGCGATCGTGGCGGCCTTCCCGCCGGACGTGAAGCTGCCGGCCCGCTGGAAGGTGATCGGCGACGTGCACAGCCCCTCGGCGCTGCCCCAGGTCACGGTCGACGGCGCGCCGTGGACCAGCAAGGGCGGCTGGGACCACTTCGGGGACATCGAGTCGTGA
- a CDS encoding DUF3515 domain-containing protein — MSFLRHRLLGLPVLAALITVAGCSPSGDSASVTVPTPGPSVAGLCRHLDRELPGKVDGLSREDPRPASALTAGWGSPAIILRCGVPRPAAMDDPESDGAEVNDVNWLLQKQGDGSFRFTTALRLAYVEVTIPAGRTDHGVAPLVDLAPAVKKAIPKGIAD, encoded by the coding sequence GTGAGCTTCCTCCGTCACCGGCTTCTCGGCCTGCCCGTCCTCGCCGCGCTGATCACCGTCGCGGGCTGTTCCCCGAGCGGCGACAGCGCCTCCGTGACGGTTCCCACCCCCGGGCCGTCGGTGGCCGGACTGTGCCGCCATCTGGACCGGGAACTGCCTGGGAAAGTGGACGGACTGAGCCGCGAGGACCCCCGGCCCGCCTCCGCGCTGACCGCGGGCTGGGGAAGCCCGGCGATCATACTGCGCTGCGGTGTCCCGCGGCCCGCCGCGATGGACGATCCGGAGTCCGACGGCGCCGAGGTGAACGATGTGAACTGGCTGCTGCAGAAGCAGGGGGACGGTTCGTTCCGCTTCACCACCGCACTGCGCCTGGCCTATGTGGAGGTGACGATCCCCGCGGGGCGGACGGACCACGGGGTCGCGCCGCTGGTCGATCTGGCCCCGGCCGTGAAGAAGGCGATCCCCAAGGGGATCGCCGACTGA
- a CDS encoding DAK2 domain-containing protein, producing the protein MAQVAQTFDAPAVRTWCGLALRALGRAREEIDAINVYPVADGDTGTNLYLTVESAVAAVEAVFAAHEVGDGTGVALPGPSLADAARAMAHGALIGARGNSGTILAQLLRGMAQVFAADGDRTHTDGRELCLALRRAADSARQAVAHPMEGTVLSVASAAADAATGAGGDCGAVALAAYEGACAALAATPGQLAVLERAGVVDAGGRGLVAVLAALVETCTGRAPEQGASSSAVAVAGDGGPTVPHARVCSAGDDGPGACAPPASGPAFEVIYLLDAEDAAVARLRERLDGLGDSLVVVGGDGLWNVHVHVDDAGAAVEAGVEAGRPHRIRITHFAADDAHTGGPGRPPQRERAQRAVVAVVPGEGLAGLYTEAGATAVLARPGEQLASGELVDAVRRAHAREVVLLPNDPELRHTASAAAEQARGDGVRVALIPTRSAVQGIAALAVHEPGRRFDEDVVAMTSAAGATRHAEVIVAERQSWTTAGICQAGDVLGLIDGDVAVIGSDVTATAETVLDRMLAAGGELVTLVLGDEAPDTIATRLQTRVRESYLAVDTVIYEGGRQGALLLIGVE; encoded by the coding sequence GTGGCGCAGGTGGCGCAGACGTTCGACGCGCCGGCGGTGCGCACCTGGTGCGGACTGGCGCTGCGGGCCCTGGGACGCGCGCGCGAGGAGATCGACGCGATCAACGTCTACCCCGTGGCCGACGGGGACACCGGCACCAACCTGTATCTGACCGTGGAGTCCGCCGTCGCGGCGGTGGAGGCCGTGTTCGCCGCGCACGAGGTGGGCGACGGGACCGGTGTGGCCCTCCCCGGTCCCTCCCTGGCCGACGCCGCGCGGGCGATGGCGCACGGCGCGCTGATCGGGGCCCGCGGCAACTCCGGGACCATCCTCGCCCAGCTGCTGCGCGGCATGGCCCAGGTGTTCGCCGCCGACGGTGACCGAACCCACACCGACGGGCGCGAGCTCTGCCTGGCCCTGCGGCGCGCGGCGGACTCCGCCCGGCAGGCCGTGGCGCACCCGATGGAGGGCACGGTCCTGTCGGTGGCCTCGGCCGCCGCGGACGCGGCCACCGGGGCGGGCGGAGACTGCGGCGCCGTCGCCCTGGCCGCCTACGAGGGTGCCTGCGCGGCCCTCGCCGCGACCCCGGGCCAGCTGGCGGTCCTGGAGCGCGCCGGGGTGGTCGACGCGGGCGGGCGGGGACTCGTGGCGGTCCTCGCGGCCCTGGTGGAGACGTGCACGGGACGGGCGCCGGAGCAGGGTGCGTCCTCTTCGGCGGTGGCGGTGGCAGGTGACGGCGGCCCGACGGTGCCGCACGCGCGTGTGTGCTCCGCCGGGGACGACGGGCCCGGTGCCTGCGCGCCGCCCGCGAGCGGCCCCGCCTTCGAGGTGATCTACCTGCTGGACGCCGAGGACGCGGCCGTCGCCCGGCTGCGCGAGCGGCTCGACGGGCTCGGGGACTCCCTCGTCGTGGTCGGCGGCGACGGCCTGTGGAACGTGCACGTGCACGTCGACGACGCCGGCGCGGCCGTGGAGGCGGGCGTGGAGGCCGGGCGGCCGCACCGCATCCGGATCACGCACTTCGCCGCCGATGACGCGCACACCGGCGGGCCCGGGCGGCCGCCGCAGCGGGAGCGGGCCCAGCGTGCCGTGGTGGCCGTCGTACCCGGCGAGGGCCTGGCCGGGCTCTACACCGAGGCCGGGGCGACCGCGGTGCTCGCCAGGCCCGGGGAGCAGCTCGCCAGCGGGGAGCTCGTCGACGCCGTACGGCGGGCACACGCGCGCGAGGTGGTCCTGCTGCCCAACGACCCCGAGCTGCGCCACACCGCGTCCGCGGCGGCCGAGCAGGCCCGCGGGGACGGTGTCCGTGTGGCCCTGATCCCGACCCGCTCGGCGGTGCAGGGCATCGCCGCCCTCGCCGTGCACGAGCCGGGGCGCCGCTTCGACGAGGACGTCGTCGCCATGACCTCGGCGGCCGGTGCCACCCGGCACGCCGAGGTCATCGTCGCCGAACGCCAGTCGTGGACCACGGCCGGCATCTGCCAGGCCGGTGACGTCCTCGGTCTCATCGACGGGGACGTGGCCGTGATCGGCTCGGACGTCACGGCCACCGCCGAGACCGTCCTGGACCGCATGCTCGCAGCCGGCGGCGAACTGGTCACCCTCGTCCTCGGCGACGAGGCCCCCGACACGATCGCCACCCGTCTCCAGACCCGGGTCCGCGAGTCCTACCTCGCCGTCGACACGGTCATCTACGAGGGCGGCCGCCAGGGAGCGCTGCTGCTCATCGGCGTGGAGTGA